One genomic window of Ziziphus jujuba cultivar Dongzao chromosome 4, ASM3175591v1 includes the following:
- the LOC125421923 gene encoding protein VASCULATURE COMPLEXITY AND CONNECTIVITY: MVKAGGIFVCLLIVALDIVAGILGIKAEIAQNEVKHLRLWIFECRDPSHEAFKLGLAAAALLGLAHIIANLLGGCNCFCSQEELQKASPNRQLSVACFIFTWIILAIGLSMLVIGTLSNNRSRGSCGFSHHHLLSIGGILCFVHALFCVAYYIASTASSTE, from the exons ATGGTTAAAGCAGGAGGTATTTTTGTTTGCCTCTTGATTGTGGCGCTTGACATTGTAGCTGGGATTCTTGGCATCAAAGCTGAGATCGCACAGAATGAG GTAAAGCACTTGAGGCTGTGGATATTTGAGTGTAGGGACCCAAGCCATGAAGCTTTCAAGCTAGGGTTAGCTGCAGCAGCACTTTTGGGTCTAGCTCATATTATTGCTAATTTGCTTGGTGGGTGTAATTGCTTTTGTTCTCAAGAAGAGCTTCAAAAGGCTTCCCCTAATAGACAACTCTCAGTGGCATGCTTCATTTTCACCTG GATCATATTGGCTATTGGATTGTCCATGCTGGTGATAGGGACTTTGTCAAACAACAGATCAAGAGGTTCATGCGGTTTCAGCCACCATCATCTTCTGTCTATCGGAGGGATTCTGTGTTTTGTTCATGCGCTGTTTTGCGTAGCGTATTACATAGCTTCTACTGCCTCTAGTACTGAGtaa
- the LOC107418461 gene encoding histone-lysine N-methyltransferase ATXR3 isoform X2, translating into MDSESDTSDDLGRTSDDSKGDTERTISDTESDKSEGRSGLSRGDGYFTLYEGLGSMTKDREWGARMTKASLVPPVTRRYEVIDEYVIVADEKEVKRKMQVSLPDDYVEKLHVQKNGTEETDMELPEVKDYKPRKQLGGEVIEQEVYGIDPYTHNLLLDSMPEELDWNLEDKHVFIEDVLLRTLNEQVRHFTGTGNTPMMFPLRPVIEEIWKAAEENRDMKTVGLCQGILKAMDSRHDDKYVAYRKGLGVVCDKEGGFGVEDFVVEFLGEGYCCRWSLPDWNLYCTPNSPWRGDHVRL; encoded by the exons ATGGATTCAGAAAGTGATACTTCTGATGATCTTGGCAGGACATCTGATGATAGCAAAGGCGATACTGAGAGGACCATCTCAGATACTGAAAGTGACAAGTCAGAAGGTCGATCTGGATTATCCAGAGGAGATGGATACTTTACACTTTATGAGGGTTTGGGTTCTATGACTAAAGATCGTGAATGGGGTGCTCGTATGACAAAAGCAAGCCTGGTTCCTCCTGTTACAAGAAGATATGAAGTTATTGATGAATACGTAATTGTAGCAGATGAGAAGGAAGTAAAGCGGAAGATGCAAGTATCGTTGCCTGATGATTATGTTGAGAAGCTTCATGTACAAAAAAATGGAACTGAGGAGACGGATATGGAACTTCCTGAAGTCAAGGATTATAAACCCAGAAAACAGCTTGGAGGTGAGGTTATTGAGCAAGAAGTTTATGGAATTGATCCCTACACCCACAATCTTTTACTTGATTCAATGCCAGAGGAACTGGATTGGAACCTTGAGGATAAGCATGTGTTTATTGAAGATGTTCTCCTTCGCACCCTCAATGAGCAAGTTAGGCACTTCACTGGGACTGGAAATACTCCCATGATGTTTCCGTTGCGGCCTGTTATTGAAGAAATTTGGAAAGCTGCTGAGGAGAATAGAGATATGAAAACTGTGGGTTTGTGTCAGGGTATCTTGAAGGCCATGGATAGCCGCCATGATGACAAATATGTTGCTTATAGAAAG GGGCTTGGAGTTGTTTGCGACAAAGAAGGTGGTTTTGGAGTGGAAGATTTTGTTGTTGAGTTTTTGGGAGAG GGTTACTGCTGTAGATGGTCATTACCAGATTGGAATTTATACTGTACGCCCAATTCGCCATGGCGAGGAGATCACGTTCGATTATAA
- the LOC107418461 gene encoding histone-lysine N-methyltransferase ATXR3 isoform X1 — MDSESDTSDDLGRTSDDSKGDTERTISDTESDKSEGRSGLSRGDGYFTLYEGLGSMTKDREWGARMTKASLVPPVTRRYEVIDEYVIVADEKEVKRKMQVSLPDDYVEKLHVQKNGTEETDMELPEVKDYKPRKQLGGEVIEQEVYGIDPYTHNLLLDSMPEELDWNLEDKHVFIEDVLLRTLNEQVRHFTGTGNTPMMFPLRPVIEEIWKAAEENRDMKTVGLCQGILKAMDSRHDDKYVAYRKGLGVVCDKEGGFGVEDFVVEFLGEIYPVWKWFQSKMGFALFKKIIKIQLQSFTTFILRGLRVMLMDMI; from the exons ATGGATTCAGAAAGTGATACTTCTGATGATCTTGGCAGGACATCTGATGATAGCAAAGGCGATACTGAGAGGACCATCTCAGATACTGAAAGTGACAAGTCAGAAGGTCGATCTGGATTATCCAGAGGAGATGGATACTTTACACTTTATGAGGGTTTGGGTTCTATGACTAAAGATCGTGAATGGGGTGCTCGTATGACAAAAGCAAGCCTGGTTCCTCCTGTTACAAGAAGATATGAAGTTATTGATGAATACGTAATTGTAGCAGATGAGAAGGAAGTAAAGCGGAAGATGCAAGTATCGTTGCCTGATGATTATGTTGAGAAGCTTCATGTACAAAAAAATGGAACTGAGGAGACGGATATGGAACTTCCTGAAGTCAAGGATTATAAACCCAGAAAACAGCTTGGAGGTGAGGTTATTGAGCAAGAAGTTTATGGAATTGATCCCTACACCCACAATCTTTTACTTGATTCAATGCCAGAGGAACTGGATTGGAACCTTGAGGATAAGCATGTGTTTATTGAAGATGTTCTCCTTCGCACCCTCAATGAGCAAGTTAGGCACTTCACTGGGACTGGAAATACTCCCATGATGTTTCCGTTGCGGCCTGTTATTGAAGAAATTTGGAAAGCTGCTGAGGAGAATAGAGATATGAAAACTGTGGGTTTGTGTCAGGGTATCTTGAAGGCCATGGATAGCCGCCATGATGACAAATATGTTGCTTATAGAAAG GGGCTTGGAGTTGTTTGCGACAAAGAAGGTGGTTTTGGAGTGGAAGATTTTGTTGTTGAGTTTTTGGGAGAG atCTATCCTGTTTGGAAGTGGTTTCAAAGCAAGATGGGATTTgctcttttcaaaaaaataataaagatccAGCTCCAGAGTTTTACGACATTTATCTTGAGAGGCCTAAG GGTGATGCTGATGGATATGATTTAG